Proteins encoded together in one Venturia canescens isolate UGA chromosome 10, ASM1945775v1, whole genome shotgun sequence window:
- the HisRS gene encoding histidine--tRNA ligase, cytoplasmic isoform X1: MADETKERLLVLVKEQGELVRKLKAAKAESSQPRDINTSLATINTELANVSYVSGWQPSLKDKELFDFCASKLNGKTQDFQHLKRWYSHIESFSLNERSRFPISNEKTSLTKSIETLTNSSGSPALLNLDDKISEEVAKLLELKAQLGENDAGPQKFTLKTPKGTRDYNPEQMALRLGVLDKIVSVFKRHGAETIDTPIFELKEVLTGKYGEDAKLIYDLKDQGGEILALRYDLTVPFARYLAMGKITNIKRYHIAKVYRRDNPSMTKGRYREFYQCDFDIAGQYDPMIPDAECVRVVAEALSSLNLGSFVIKLNHRSLLDGIFAACGVPQDKFRSVCSSVDKLDKSPWEEVRKEIVEEKQLEGAIADKIGEFVSKRGDARLIEELRKDETLMKQTAAKQGLEAMELLLKYCDIYRISDKVLFDLSLARGLDYYTGLIYEAVLTSENCEVGSVAGGGRYDNLVGMFDSKKKTVPCVGVSLGVERIFSVLESRIANKGEKTRTTEVEVYVATAQKNLHEERMKLLTDLWEAGIKAEQSYKKSPKLLAQLQFCEDSGIPFAIIIGEGELARGEVTLREVKSRAERAISRANLVEEIRKALATFS, from the exons ATGGCTGACGAAACTAAAGAGAGGCTTCTCGTGCTAGTGAAGGAACAAGGTGAACTcgtgcgaaaactcaaagcAGCGAAAGCTGAAAGTTCTCAG CCTCGAGACATAAATACATCATTGGCCACAATAAATACAGAGTTGGCAAATGTCAGTTACGTGAGTGGTTGGCAACCGAGTTTAAAAGACAAGGAGCTCTTTGACTTTTGTGCCTCCAAGCTCAATGGCAAGACACAAGATTTTCAACACCTTAAAAGATGGTACTCTCACATAGAGAGTTTCTCACTGAACGAGAGATCAAGATTTCCAATTTCTAATGAAAAAACTTCGTTAACGAAGAGTATAGAAACTTTGACTAATTCTTCGGGTTCTCCCGCTCTTCTCAACCTTGACGACAAG ATTTCTGAAGAAGTTGCCAAATTACTTGAACTCAAGGCGCAACTTGGAGAGAACGATGCTGGACCACAGAAATTCACTCTCAAAACACCAAAAGGTACGAGGGACTACAACCCTGAACAAATGGCACTACGTCTCGGCGTCCTCGACAAAATCGTTTCTGTTTTCAAACGGCACGGAGCTGAGACCATCGACACACCCATTTTTGAACTCAAA GAAGTCCTGACGGGGAAATATGGAGAAGATGCCAAGCTCATATACGATCTAAAAGATCAGGGTGGGGAAATTCTCGCCCTGCGATACGACCTCACTGTACCTTTCGCGAGATACTTGGCAAtgggaaaaataacaaatattaAGCGATATCACATCGCAAAAGTCTACAGAAGGGACAATCCTTCAATGACTAAAGGTCGTTATCGCGAATTCTATCAATGC gatttcgACATCGCAGGTCAGTACGATCCGATGATACCCGACGCCGAGTGCGTGAGAGTCGTTGCGGAGGCTCTTTCGAGCTTGAACCTCGGGAGTTTCGTTATTAAATTGAACCATCGCAGTTTGCTGGACGGAATCTTCGCGGCTTGTGGAGTGCCGCAGGACAAATTCCGAAGCGTTTGTTCCTCGGTCGACAAACTGGACAAAAGTCCTTGGGAGGAAGTGCGCAAGGAGATAGTCGAAGAGAAACAATTGGAGGGCGCGATCGCGgataaaattggagaattcGTTTCGAAGCGCGGCGACGCTCGTCTCATCGAAGAATTGAGAAAAGACGAAACTCTGATGAAACAAACGGCTGCGAAACAAGGCCTCGAAGCGATGGAACTTCTCCTCAAGTATTGCGACATTTACAGAATCTCGGACAAGGTTCTGTTCGACCTCAGCCTCGCTCGCGGACTCGATTATTATACGGGCCTCATTTACGAAGCTGTGCTAACGT ctGAAAACTGTGAAGTCGGCAGCGTCGCCGGCGGAGGGCGTTACGACAATCTCGTGGGGATGTTTGACTCGAAAAAGAAGACGGTACCGTGCGTCGGTGTTTCTCTCGGAGTCGAGAGAATATTCAGCGTATTGGAATCGAGGATAGCGAACAAGGGGGAAAAGACGCGCACGACGGAAGTGGAAGTTTACGTGGCAACGGCGCAGAAGAATTTGCACGAAGAGCGCATGAAGCTCTTGACGGATCTGTGGGAAGCGGGAATAAAAGCTGAACAGTCGTACAAAAAGAGCCCGAAGCTTTTGGCGCAGTTGCAATTTTGCGAAGACAGTGGAATTCCGTTCGCGATTATCATTGGCGAAGGTGAACTCGCCAGGGGCGAAGTTACTCTTCGAGAAGTGAAAAGCCGGGCTGAACGAGCTATCTCGCGGGCGAACCTCGTCGAGGAAATCCGGAAAGCTCTAGCAACGTTCTCTTAG
- the HisRS gene encoding histidine--tRNA ligase isoform X2 — translation MADETKERLLVLVKEQGELVRKLKAAKAESSQISEEVAKLLELKAQLGENDAGPQKFTLKTPKGTRDYNPEQMALRLGVLDKIVSVFKRHGAETIDTPIFELKEVLTGKYGEDAKLIYDLKDQGGEILALRYDLTVPFARYLAMGKITNIKRYHIAKVYRRDNPSMTKGRYREFYQCDFDIAGQYDPMIPDAECVRVVAEALSSLNLGSFVIKLNHRSLLDGIFAACGVPQDKFRSVCSSVDKLDKSPWEEVRKEIVEEKQLEGAIADKIGEFVSKRGDARLIEELRKDETLMKQTAAKQGLEAMELLLKYCDIYRISDKVLFDLSLARGLDYYTGLIYEAVLTSENCEVGSVAGGGRYDNLVGMFDSKKKTVPCVGVSLGVERIFSVLESRIANKGEKTRTTEVEVYVATAQKNLHEERMKLLTDLWEAGIKAEQSYKKSPKLLAQLQFCEDSGIPFAIIIGEGELARGEVTLREVKSRAERAISRANLVEEIRKALATFS, via the exons ATGGCTGACGAAACTAAAGAGAGGCTTCTCGTGCTAGTGAAGGAACAAGGTGAACTcgtgcgaaaactcaaagcAGCGAAAGCTGAAAGTTCTCAG ATTTCTGAAGAAGTTGCCAAATTACTTGAACTCAAGGCGCAACTTGGAGAGAACGATGCTGGACCACAGAAATTCACTCTCAAAACACCAAAAGGTACGAGGGACTACAACCCTGAACAAATGGCACTACGTCTCGGCGTCCTCGACAAAATCGTTTCTGTTTTCAAACGGCACGGAGCTGAGACCATCGACACACCCATTTTTGAACTCAAA GAAGTCCTGACGGGGAAATATGGAGAAGATGCCAAGCTCATATACGATCTAAAAGATCAGGGTGGGGAAATTCTCGCCCTGCGATACGACCTCACTGTACCTTTCGCGAGATACTTGGCAAtgggaaaaataacaaatattaAGCGATATCACATCGCAAAAGTCTACAGAAGGGACAATCCTTCAATGACTAAAGGTCGTTATCGCGAATTCTATCAATGC gatttcgACATCGCAGGTCAGTACGATCCGATGATACCCGACGCCGAGTGCGTGAGAGTCGTTGCGGAGGCTCTTTCGAGCTTGAACCTCGGGAGTTTCGTTATTAAATTGAACCATCGCAGTTTGCTGGACGGAATCTTCGCGGCTTGTGGAGTGCCGCAGGACAAATTCCGAAGCGTTTGTTCCTCGGTCGACAAACTGGACAAAAGTCCTTGGGAGGAAGTGCGCAAGGAGATAGTCGAAGAGAAACAATTGGAGGGCGCGATCGCGgataaaattggagaattcGTTTCGAAGCGCGGCGACGCTCGTCTCATCGAAGAATTGAGAAAAGACGAAACTCTGATGAAACAAACGGCTGCGAAACAAGGCCTCGAAGCGATGGAACTTCTCCTCAAGTATTGCGACATTTACAGAATCTCGGACAAGGTTCTGTTCGACCTCAGCCTCGCTCGCGGACTCGATTATTATACGGGCCTCATTTACGAAGCTGTGCTAACGT ctGAAAACTGTGAAGTCGGCAGCGTCGCCGGCGGAGGGCGTTACGACAATCTCGTGGGGATGTTTGACTCGAAAAAGAAGACGGTACCGTGCGTCGGTGTTTCTCTCGGAGTCGAGAGAATATTCAGCGTATTGGAATCGAGGATAGCGAACAAGGGGGAAAAGACGCGCACGACGGAAGTGGAAGTTTACGTGGCAACGGCGCAGAAGAATTTGCACGAAGAGCGCATGAAGCTCTTGACGGATCTGTGGGAAGCGGGAATAAAAGCTGAACAGTCGTACAAAAAGAGCCCGAAGCTTTTGGCGCAGTTGCAATTTTGCGAAGACAGTGGAATTCCGTTCGCGATTATCATTGGCGAAGGTGAACTCGCCAGGGGCGAAGTTACTCTTCGAGAAGTGAAAAGCCGGGCTGAACGAGCTATCTCGCGGGCGAACCTCGTCGAGGAAATCCGGAAAGCTCTAGCAACGTTCTCTTAG
- the HisRS gene encoding histidine--tRNA ligase, cytoplasmic isoform X3, whose amino-acid sequence MFRLARFNVSIIGSCKKVSTSSIPSPQISEEVAKLLELKAQLGENDAGPQKFTLKTPKGTRDYNPEQMALRLGVLDKIVSVFKRHGAETIDTPIFELKEVLTGKYGEDAKLIYDLKDQGGEILALRYDLTVPFARYLAMGKITNIKRYHIAKVYRRDNPSMTKGRYREFYQCDFDIAGQYDPMIPDAECVRVVAEALSSLNLGSFVIKLNHRSLLDGIFAACGVPQDKFRSVCSSVDKLDKSPWEEVRKEIVEEKQLEGAIADKIGEFVSKRGDARLIEELRKDETLMKQTAAKQGLEAMELLLKYCDIYRISDKVLFDLSLARGLDYYTGLIYEAVLTSENCEVGSVAGGGRYDNLVGMFDSKKKTVPCVGVSLGVERIFSVLESRIANKGEKTRTTEVEVYVATAQKNLHEERMKLLTDLWEAGIKAEQSYKKSPKLLAQLQFCEDSGIPFAIIIGEGELARGEVTLREVKSRAERAISRANLVEEIRKALATFS is encoded by the exons ATGTTTCGGTTGGCACGATTCAATGTCAGCATTATTGGCAGCTGTAAAAAAGTCAGCACGTCAAGTATCCCCAGTCCACAG ATTTCTGAAGAAGTTGCCAAATTACTTGAACTCAAGGCGCAACTTGGAGAGAACGATGCTGGACCACAGAAATTCACTCTCAAAACACCAAAAGGTACGAGGGACTACAACCCTGAACAAATGGCACTACGTCTCGGCGTCCTCGACAAAATCGTTTCTGTTTTCAAACGGCACGGAGCTGAGACCATCGACACACCCATTTTTGAACTCAAA GAAGTCCTGACGGGGAAATATGGAGAAGATGCCAAGCTCATATACGATCTAAAAGATCAGGGTGGGGAAATTCTCGCCCTGCGATACGACCTCACTGTACCTTTCGCGAGATACTTGGCAAtgggaaaaataacaaatattaAGCGATATCACATCGCAAAAGTCTACAGAAGGGACAATCCTTCAATGACTAAAGGTCGTTATCGCGAATTCTATCAATGC gatttcgACATCGCAGGTCAGTACGATCCGATGATACCCGACGCCGAGTGCGTGAGAGTCGTTGCGGAGGCTCTTTCGAGCTTGAACCTCGGGAGTTTCGTTATTAAATTGAACCATCGCAGTTTGCTGGACGGAATCTTCGCGGCTTGTGGAGTGCCGCAGGACAAATTCCGAAGCGTTTGTTCCTCGGTCGACAAACTGGACAAAAGTCCTTGGGAGGAAGTGCGCAAGGAGATAGTCGAAGAGAAACAATTGGAGGGCGCGATCGCGgataaaattggagaattcGTTTCGAAGCGCGGCGACGCTCGTCTCATCGAAGAATTGAGAAAAGACGAAACTCTGATGAAACAAACGGCTGCGAAACAAGGCCTCGAAGCGATGGAACTTCTCCTCAAGTATTGCGACATTTACAGAATCTCGGACAAGGTTCTGTTCGACCTCAGCCTCGCTCGCGGACTCGATTATTATACGGGCCTCATTTACGAAGCTGTGCTAACGT ctGAAAACTGTGAAGTCGGCAGCGTCGCCGGCGGAGGGCGTTACGACAATCTCGTGGGGATGTTTGACTCGAAAAAGAAGACGGTACCGTGCGTCGGTGTTTCTCTCGGAGTCGAGAGAATATTCAGCGTATTGGAATCGAGGATAGCGAACAAGGGGGAAAAGACGCGCACGACGGAAGTGGAAGTTTACGTGGCAACGGCGCAGAAGAATTTGCACGAAGAGCGCATGAAGCTCTTGACGGATCTGTGGGAAGCGGGAATAAAAGCTGAACAGTCGTACAAAAAGAGCCCGAAGCTTTTGGCGCAGTTGCAATTTTGCGAAGACAGTGGAATTCCGTTCGCGATTATCATTGGCGAAGGTGAACTCGCCAGGGGCGAAGTTACTCTTCGAGAAGTGAAAAGCCGGGCTGAACGAGCTATCTCGCGGGCGAACCTCGTCGAGGAAATCCGGAAAGCTCTAGCAACGTTCTCTTAG
- the Ork1 gene encoding open rectifier potassium channel protein 1, giving the protein MSKRQWMVLLMLFLTYLLLGASIFYHIESQIEIENVAKARQERIEINALLDGCYDGPEKPSKQHEILQRLSDYCGKSVYSYAANESDPLKWDFYNSFYFAYTVVSTIGYGNLAPTTMLSRILMIFYGVVGIPMNGILLAQLGEFFGLVFVRAHKKYKSYKQHSSQNEYSSKRTPLEKRKAGLAMQILMYLIPGFVMFIFFPAFVFSHFEKWTYEEAVYYAFVTLTTIGFGDFVAGQDNTKGSGVLFILYKSFLIAWISFGLGYIVMIMTFIATGMRSKKIVRLEHKLAMNLKHTQSKIWNEFNKEVGYLRRVFNELQLSKVKPIYVDEYDYEAPAPKFQRSNSFPDLRDLAYGGLSIPTPPHPRRRANSEVVPVETSVARVVSETDLQRIDKNATFATHAMVQPAELLARLVNILGYIPPPPDDGNDEGEQSPEGDSGGVGVQGFSEKEILSSEKGWNNSKWKLGGDSSGLTTRTPRSRAASEVRLDPKFDPSIGQEKVEWTWSGPSASRKIQEIIKARRNGAKVAASGAVGSGGKESKSKFPNLALPLSVPKTLLPRWIKQLSNKKENSEARSRNSVSGLDLEACDNETYLTQPPGSLNMGSGSAGFSTDYDPSGSSSRPYFTHTGAANLASSLEGSNLLEETSLADFLRALTALHTRVAGAVPEEYVKKPQRKMGTASLTPPKLPSLLSLFSPLPGSPAFASQSSPNTLASSNNPDGRRFSLRLAENSGNSTPAHNRRSSFAHPAVKPRRRFSLRPVVTPLGSSPLHGSPYLSGINPKDRSGPQTPPPVYNSEGFLVECPKDLLVEKEGAPGVSSPITSSIGVRRFSLRPAETTPQGPQGPSALTKGLPRWRAGMLQRQINQIHLQSRVRAFSLSDVNTEGSRGEKSPTPPPISPLVDGVRILGGTKDQSSKSSQKTVTIVSPRSEEMLAPKSDGSMLNSSDSDSPSSETHSDEKRTSRSGAPILGAISANNDPFAFFDDDASPAVATNAFVFKSKPGTSGAPDDLNSRTIYQALQSVKSIETGPRSSDDSCATDKTIGSGGFETPSKKQSISSCSTATTDTKSTSRRASPISIGAWTESRRNDDRKNSNVSQPGGFESVASSSRKSSTNKNANDKPRVSIDSYKPLMEVKIEKPSEDPFERYRATMKLASVDNESLIEVKTHSTDSDEGKNEYRKSRDDRHESDI; this is encoded by the exons ATGTCTAAACGGCAATGGATGGTTTTGCTCATGCTGTTCCTGACCTATCTTCTTCTCGGCGCATCAATCTTTTACCACATCGAGAGCCAGATCGAGATTGAAAACGTCGCTAAAGCGAGACAGGAGCGCATCGAGATCAACG CTCTGCTCGACGGCTGCTACGACGGACCGGAAAAGCCCTCGAAACAGCACGAGATCCTCCAGAGGTTGAGCGACTATTGCGGCAAATCGGTTTACAGTTACGCAGCGAACGAGAGCGACCCCTTAAAATGGGACTTTTACAACAGTTTCTACTTCGCCTACACGGTCGTCAGCACAATCG GTTACGGAAATTTGGCGCCGACGACGATGCTGAGCCGGATCCTGATGATATTTTACGGCGTGGTGGGTATCCCGATGAACGGAATCCTGCTGGCTCAATTGGGCGAGTTCTTCGGCCTGGTGTTCGTGCGGGCCCACAAGAAGTACAAGTCGTACAAGCAGCACAGCAGTCAGAACGAGTATTCGAGTAAGCGAACGCCGTTGGAGAAGAGGAAAGCGGGGCTCGCGATGCAAATTTTGATGTACCTGATCCCCGGCTTCGTGATGTTCATTTTCTTCCCggcctttgtgttttcccacTTTGAGAAATGGACCTACGAAGAGGCGGTTTACTACGCGTTCGTGACCTTGACGACCATCGGATTCGGCGATTTCGTAGCAG GTCAGGACAACACGAAAGGAAGCGGAGTTCTCTTCATACTTTACAAGAGTTTTCTCATCGCCTGGATCTCTTTTGGCCTCGGTTACATAGTGATGATAATGACATTCATTGCAACGGGTATGCGtagcaaaaaaatcgttaGACTCGAGCACAAGCTCGCCATGAACTTGAAGCACACGCAGAGCAAAATATGGAACGAGTTCAACAAGGAGGTCGGTTACTTGAGACGAGTATTTAACGAGCTTCAGCTCTCCAAGGTCAAG CCCATTTATGTCGACGAGTATGATTACGAGGCTCCTGCGCCGAAATTTCAACGCAGCAACAGTTTCCCCGATCTTCGTGATCTCGCTTACGGAGGCTTGTCGATTCCAACGCCTCCGCATCCCAGACGACGAGCGAACAGTGAAGTCGTTCCTGTG GAGACTTCGGTCGCGAGAGTCGTATCGGAGACGGATCTCCAGCGAATCGACAAAAACGCGACGTTCGCGACCCACGCGATGGTCCAGCCAGCGGAGTTGCTGGCTCGCTTGGTCAACATTCTCGGTTACATACCGCCGCCTCCGGACGACGGGAATGACGAGGGTGAGCAAAGTCCGGAAGGAGATTCGGGGGGCGTGGGAGTGCAAGGATTCAGCGAGAAGGAAATCCTGTCGAGTGAGAAAGGCTGGAACAATTCCAAGTGGAAACTGGGCGGTGACAGTTCGGGTTTGACGACGAGGACACCTCGGTCTCGAGCGGCGAGTGAAGTGCGTTTGGATCCGAAGTTCGACCCGAGCATCGGGCAAGAGAAGGTCGAATGGACGTGGTCGGGTCCCTCGGCTTCGCGGAAAATCCAGGAGATAATAAAAGCGAGAAGGAACGGAGCGAAGGTGGCGGCTTCCGGCGCCGTGGGGTCGGGCGGAAAGGAATCCAAGTCGAAATTCCCCAACTTGGCTTTGCCCCTTTCCGTTCCGAAAACACTTTTGCCACGTTGGATAAAGCAGCTGTCAAACAAAAAAGAGAACAGCGAGGCAAGGTCGAGAAACTCCGTTTCCGGGCTCGATCTCGAGGCCTGCGATAACGAAACGTACTTGACTCAACCTCCTGGAAGTCTCAATATGGGTTCCGGCTCAGCAGGCTTCTCCACAGACTACGATCCCTCCGGGTCCTCTTCCAGACCCTATTTCACTCACACCGGCGCTGCCAATCTCGCCAGCTCTCTCGAAGGCAGCAATTTACTCGAAGAAACTTCCCTCGCCGACTTCCTCAGAGCTCTGACCGCTCTTCACACCAGAGTCGCTGGCGCGGTTCCCGAAGAATACGTGAAAAAACCACAGCGGAAAATGGGCACGGCTTCACTCACGCCTCCCAAATTACCCAGCCTCCTTTCACTCTTCTCGCCGCTCCCTGGCTCCCCGGCCTTCGCCAGTCAGAGCAGTCCGAATACCCTCGCCTCTTCGAACAATCCCGATGGCCGACGATTCTCTCTTCGCCTCGCTGAAAACTCGGGCAACTCCACTCCCGCACACAACAGACGATCCAGCTTCGCTCACCCTGCTGTCAAACCTCGGAGACGATTCTCTCTCAGACCCGTCGTCACTCCTTTGGGCAGTTCCCCTCTCCATGGGTCTCCATATCTTTCG GGAATTAATCCAAAGGATCGTTCCGGGCCGCAAACTCCCCCGCCAGTTTACAATTCCGAGGGTTTCTTGGTCGAGTGTCCAAAAGATTTGCTCGTCGAGAAAGAGGGTGCGCCGGGTGTGTCCTCGCCGATAACGTCGTCCATAGGAGTGCGCAGATTCTCGCTGCGTCCGGCAGAAACGACACCCCAAGGGCCTCAAGGACCATCGGCCTTGACGAAAGGATTGCCGCGTTGGAGAGCAGGAATGTTGCAGCGTCAGATAAATCAGATTCATTTGCAGAGCCGAGTGAGAGCTTTCAGTTTGAGTGACGTCAACACCGAGGGTTCGAGGGGCGAGAAAAGTCCAACTCCGCCTCCGATCAGTCCGTTGGTCGACGGGGTTCGAATTCTCGGTGGCACCAAAGATCAGTCCTCAAAGTCGAGTCAAAAGACTGTCACGATAGTTTCGCCGAGATCCGAAGAAATGCTGGCTCCAAAGAGCGACGGATCGATGCTAAATTCCTCGGATTCCGATTCGCCGAGCTCCGAAACGCATTCCGATGAGAAAAGAACCTCCAGAAGCGGTGCTCCGATCCTCGGCGCGATTTCAGCCAACAACGATCCTTTCGCATTTTTCGACGACGACGCGAGTCCCGCCGTGGCCACGAATGCTTTCGTTTTCAAATCGAAACCCGGTACTTCCGGTGCTCCCGACGATTTGAATTCTCGGACGATCTACCAGGCTCTACAGAGCGTCAAAAGCATTGAAACCGGACCGAGAAGTTCCGATGATTCGTGTGCAACAGACAAAACAATTGGCTCTGGCGGATTTGAAACTCCGAGCAAAAAACAATCGATATCTTCCTGCTCGACTGCGACGACGGACACGAAGAGCACCAGCCGCAGAGCCTCCCCAATTTCCATCGGAGCCTGGACCGAATCGAGACGAAACGAcgacagaaaaaattcaaacgtttCGCAACCCGGCGGCTTCGAATCCGTCGCCAGCTCCAGTCGCAAAAGCTCCACCAATAAAAATGCCAACGACAAGCCACGAGTCTCCATCGATTCGTACAAACCTCTCATGGAAGTCAAAATCGAAAAGCCCAGTGAAGATCCTTTCGAACGGTACCGAGCCACCATGAAATTGGCATCCGTCGATAACGAGTCTCTGATCGAAGTCAAAACTCATTCCACCGATTCTGATGAGGGGAAAAACGAGTATAGGAAGTCCAGAGACGACAGACACGAGTCAGACATTTGA